AGACTACTTTAAAGATGCTGTATACGATAAACCCGATTGCAAAAGCAATTAGCGGGGAGAAAATCAAAGCTTGAAGAATTTTCATGAACCCTTCCCATTTAATGCCGGCGAAGCCTGCTGCAGCAATGGCGGCACCTGCAATCGAACCAATCAATGCATGGGAGGAACTGCTTGGTATTCCGTAATACCAGGTAAGAAGGTTCCATATGATAGCGGCAAGCAGGGCAGCCAAGATTACATACGAACCATTCGGAAGCGTGAACGGATCCACGATATCCTTCGTTATGGTCTTCGCTACTCCAGTGAATGTCATAGCTCCGACGAAGTTCATGATGGCTGCCATGATGATGGCATGCCTAGGCTTCATGGCCTTTGTTGAAACGGCAGTCGCAATTGCATTGGCTGTATCATGAAAACCATTGATGAAGTCAAATGCTAAAGCAAAGAAAACGATTAATATTGTTAAAATTAATAAAGTATCCATTTATTGGGGTACTCCTTAGGCGTTTTTCATTATGATTGTTTCAAGTGTATTGGCCACTGCTTGACAGTGATCGGCGATTTCTTCAAGGCTTTCGTAAATTTCTTTATATTGAATGATCCTGATTGGATCTTTTTCAACTGTAAACAAGTTTTTGATTGATTGACGTTGGATTCCGTCACAAACTGATTCAAGATCTTTAATCTTGATTGCATTTTCGCGAATCATTGGTAATTTCTTAGTGGATAGTGTATCGACAGCATTTTCAATCTCATACGTACACTGTTTGATAGCATCCACAAACTTAAGCATATACTCATCTGCATTGACAATTGAGTACATCTCGAATAATGCTGCACAGTGTTCCAAACCGTCTATGACATCATCCATTCTCATGGTCAATTCAAGTATATCTTCCCGTTCGATAGGAGTGATGAAGGCATTGTTCAGCTCTTTAATCACATTATGAACCATTGAATCGCCTTTATGCTCATAGTCTTTCATCGTATCTGAAAATACTTTGAGATCGGAGATGTTTTTGAGTTTATAATCCGCGAAATAGTCAGCACCTTCTTTAAGGTTTTGAGCGATGTTAAAAAGCATTACTGCGAATTTGTCTTTTTTTGATTTAAAAGCCATGTTAAAGCCTCCCAATTAGTCATGCAAATTTACGCACTTTAGTCGTACGCTTAGTATTAACAAATTGATTGTAACGAATTCATGTAGTATCCGGGAAGGTTTTTCGACGAAAATTTACAAAATCTTAATAAAACTTTATATAAAAACACAATGAAAATTAAAAAATGGGAAAAACCCTACAATTATAAGGGGTAATCTGTAGAAAAAAAGCCTTTCCAATATGGAAAGGCAAAAGTTTCTATAAAAATAAAGCGATTAAATAGTAAATGATTCCAGCTAAGGAAGCAGAAATTGGCAATGTAATGAACCAAGTGATCAACATGTTTTTTGCGGTTCCCCATTTTACCCCTTTGATGCGGTGTGCAGAACCGACCCCAAGTATTGAAGAAGATATGACATGTGTCGTGCTGACCGGCATATGCAGGAAGGTTGCACCGAAAATGATGGATGCTCCAGTCATATCGGCAGCCACACCGTTAACCGGGCGGATTTTCATGATTTTACCGCCAACGGTTTTGATGATCTTCCAGCCTCCGATTGATGTACCAAGCGCCATGGCTATTGCGCAGGATAGTTGTACCCAGAAAGGAACTTCAGAGGTAGAGGCATAACCGTTTGCGATTAAAGCCATTGTGATGATCCCCATGGATTTTTGAGCATCATTCGTTCCATGTGTATAAGACTGGATGGCCGCCGTGAGAATTTGTATTCTCCTGAATCGCTTATTGGTTTTTCCTAAATTATTATTTTTGAATACTACCTTGAAGATACTGTAAACAATGAATCCAAGCGTGAAGGCAAGGATAGGGGATAGAATCAAGGCTTGTACAATTTTAGTGAATCCACTCCATTTAATCGCATCGAATCCACTAGCCACGATGGCAGCTCCCGCTATTGAACCAATGATCGCATGGGAGGAACTGCTTGGAATGCCAAAATACCAAGTGATTAAATTCCATATTATTGCCGAAATTAGGGCGGCAAGGATTACATATGAACCATTGTTCAATGTGAAAGGATCAACGATATCCTTCGTAATGGTATGCGCTACACCGGTGAAGGTCAGCGCTCCTAATAGATTCATGACCGCAGCCATGATGATTGCATGACGTGGTTTAAGCGCCTTGGTTGATACTGCTGTAGCGATGGCGTTAGCCGTATCATGGAAGCCATTGATAAAGTCAAAGACCAAAGCAAAAATAATAATTAGCGCGGTTAAGATGAGTAGGCTATTCATACATGGAGGACTCCCTTGATTTCAAGTATGTAAAGTGTATATGGATTGTCGCCAATGAATGGGCAGGACAGTTTGCAACTCCTCAATATTAGAATGGGAGTTTTACATTTGATTATTCTTAAAATTTGGCACCTTCTTTTTTACTTGGTTTTAAGCCGAACTATTCAATTGTAACGAATTTCATACCTATAAGGATAGATGTTTCGTCATTTTTTTACAAAATATTTAACTTAGTGAATGATTTAAAAGATAAAATGATCCCTTTAATATATATAAATGGTATGTAATGGTGTTTTTTCGCTTAAGAGGCTCTATATAAATCCCGAGGCTTATGGTTAGAAATAGAAGGTGGAGGGATGTATAATTGGTAAATAAAAGTAAGGGGGAATGATGGAATGATTTCAAATATTGGGGAAACGATCACCTTACATAATGGAGTTAAAATGCCACAGTTGGGTTTCGGTGTATTTAAAGTGAAAAATGGCAATGAAACGGTTGAATCCGTCAAGAAAGCGATCGAAGTTGGTTATCGTGCGATTGATACGGCGGCCATTTATGAAAATGAAGAAGGTGTTGGCCAGGCGATTCGGGAATGCGGAGTGCCACGTGAAGAATTGTTCATTACATCTAAAGTGTGGAATACAGAACAAGGATACGAAACCACGCTCAAGGCATTTGATGATAGTTTACATCGCCTTGGTTTGGAATACTTGGATTTATACCTGATCCACTGGCCGGGAAAAGATAAATATCTGGAAACCTGGAGGGCATTGGAAAAGCTTTATAAGGATGGAAAGGTGAAATCAATCGGTGTAAGTAATTTCCATGTTCATCATTTGGAGAAGTTATTTGCAAACAGTGAAGTGAAACCGGTCGTCAATCAAATTGAATTGCATCCACTTTTGACTCAAGTCGAAATTCGTGACTACTGTGCAAAACATGAAATAAAGGTAGAATCCTGGAGCCCGCTGGGCAGAGGGAACCTATTGGAAGAGCCGACAATTAATCATATAGCGAAGAAGCACGGGAAAACCTCAGCCCAAGTATTGATTAGGTGGCATCTACAACATGATCTAGTTGTAATACCTAAATCGATTACACCGTCCCGTATCGAGGAAAATGCAGAGGTATTTGACTTTTCATTAAGCCTGAATGAAATGAATCAAATAGATGCCTTGAACAAAAATGAACGGTTCGGCAGCAATCCCGATGAACTTTTGTTCTAAAAAATACAGATAGAAGGGTGTCCCGAATGGGGCATCCTTTTTCTTTTTCCTCATGAACATAATTGAGACAGTTATTGCTTATACTAACTATGTGACAAAGTTGAGCCTATGGTATACCCGTTTAATATGTCTAATAATCCTGTTTTCATTGCCAAATATTTTTTAAAAAAATTAGGTTTTAGATTAATTAAACGGGGAAAATAATGAGTACAGCGGCAAACAAAAAGAAAAAATTCACTAACATGAGGATTGTCCAATCAGTTACTCAAGGGCTATAGCTAGCTAAATCTACCCAATAACTAAAACATTCACATTCATTAGATATTGTGCGTTATCGGCATCATACCATTTGAATGTAAAAGTTAAAATTACTGAAAAAAGGCATGACAATATGGAAGTGATTTGATTTCTTGGAGTCTGCTGCAGAAATTGAAAAATAACTAATTTTAAGGAGGAAATATATTATGGGATTTTTATGGTCATTAATTATCGGAGGTATCATTGGTTGGTTAGCAGGTATGATCGTTGGACGTGACGTACCATTTGGAATTATCGGTAACATTATCGCTGGTTTTGTTGGTGCATGGTTAGGTTCGTTGATTCTTGGGAACTGGGGCCCTTCAGTAGCGGATTTCGCTATTATTCCAGCATTGATTGGTGCTATCGTGTTTGTTTTCGTCTTAAGCCTTATCTTAAAAGGCATGAGAAAAGCTTCATAAATGCAAAGGTTAAGCTGGCCCAAGTGGCCAGCTATTTTTTTTGCCAAAATGGACGGATTTTCGTCCCGACATGCCTTTAAACCATCAATTCGCCCCAATCGTAGAAAATCCTGCCGCTGGTCCACAAAAAAATATGGGCAACAATTTCATACTAATAGAAGTAATAAGAACACCGTTCCCGATGGAACGGTGTTTATTCAGTTTAAATGGTGATATCGAATATTTCAGGTCTATCCATGAAAGGAGCTTCAATGCTCATTTTTTTTTCTGAAATGGGGTGGATGAATTCAATTTTCCTAGCATGCAGGGCTTGACGTGGAAATGTCTTTTTTCCGCCATACAAGGTATCTCCGGCCAAGGGGTGATTCAAATGACTGAAATGCACCCTGATTTGATGGGTTCGGCCGCTTTCCAGTGTACAGCTGACAAGTGTCAAGTTTTTCTTGGGATCGCGATTGAGTACCTTAAAATGGGTGACTGCCGTCTGGCCTGTAGGGGAAACCCTTCGTCTCGTGGCATGGTGTCGATCGCGGCCAATTTTTTCTTTGATTTCGCCTTCGTTCTTTTTAATGTTTCCTTCGACTAAAGCTAGATATGTCCGTTTGATCTCCCTTTCTTCCAACATTCTATCCAGCATGGACCCTATGAGGCGGTTTTTGGCAAAAAGGACCGCACCGGTGGTATCCTGATCAAGCCTATGAATATGCTTGATCATACAGGACTGGCCAGTTTTTTGAAGATGGTGCGCCACTCCATTGATGAGGGAGTGTGACTCACCCGGTTGAGAAGGGTGGGTATCCATTCCAGCCGGTTTATTGGCTATCAACAACACATCATCTTCATATATGATGGGTATTCCTAAGTCTGTCGCTTGAACTGTTTCATTTTCAGCGTGATCCAATAAAGGGATGCTGATCGTATCTCCTTCAATAAGAACAGTTGACCATGCGACGGAATTTCCGTTCACTGTTACTTCTTTACTCATCCTCCATTCATGGACTAATTTCTTTGGGGCCTTCCACCGGTCCCTAAAAAGCTTTTCCAATGTTAATCCATTCCAACTTTGGAGAACATCTATTTTTAAATGTTGGTTAGTTAATTTAAAATTTTCCAATTAAACTCCTACTTTCGACTACTTTGGTTTTATTTAAATGAAAAAATATATAATAATTAAAGATAAATCATGAAAAAAGTAACCTTGGACCTATTGTTGAAATTTCCGTGGTGGAAATTACCACATATTTTTTACAAAATTTATGTTATTCTATGGGGAAAGAAATCGCTTGTCCTAGAATATACATATAATAGATAGGTCTAACGGATCTGAAAAAAGGTGGTTTTTTTAGTGAAGACGGTCTTTTCTTCAACTGAAGAACAAGAGCAAGAAATAGCGAGTCTCGTTTCTCGTTTCTACGAATCTGTATTTCCAAAATACTTTACGGAAAGTGAAATTATTCATTTTCGCGAGATTGGCGTTTTAGAACCCAATCAAAGTTCTGTTACTTACTTGGCAACATTAAGAGATGCATTTCAAGTAATGACATGTCTTCAAGTTCTTATGTCGATATTAGACAAACAAAAGAGAGAAGATTTTATAATGATGGAATCTAAATCTGAAGAATTGTTCCAACATAACATCACACTATTGAATGAATGCGGAATATTCTTCCCTTTTTATTATGACCATTTTTCAAGTATAAACCAAGAAGCGAATAATGATATGCAGATGATGGACATCCAGGTGGCGAATCAATTTTTAGTATAAGGTAAAAAAAACGAGCCGGCTATAACGGGAGAATCATTTCCGTTAGGGCCGGCTCATTTTTTCATTCTTAATTAATATCATGGTCCTCGAACCATTTCTCGAACGTTACTTCATCATTAAAACCGACGATTCGTTCTTGTTCTTCACCATTTTTATAGTGAACGATGGTCGGGGTCTTTTTAATGCCATAATCGCTCCATCCTTGTTCAAACTCCAAAAGATTGAATTGAACAAGATCAATACCCAACTTCTCGGCCAAAGGTGCTACGACTGGTGTGGTTTTTTGACTGGTTGAATTCGTAGGACTATAGAAATAAACGGTCACGTCTTTACTATCTTGGAGGTCCTTCTCTAACTCTACAGGAAGGATCAAATTTTGATAATTGGGGTCATCCAGCTGATCGACAGTGGCAGGTTTAAGCTTATCCTTGCCGTATGGATTTCCTTTTGATTTTTCTTCTTTTTTCATGTTTGTAAAAACGCCCAGCAGGACAAAAAGGGCGACGATTATCACTAAAAATATAGCCATTTTCTTCATTAAGCTGCAACCTCCTTGGATCTTGTCCATACGATGTAAATAATAATGACGAATGCAGTCAAGGCTAGAACGTGATGGTGATGAAACCAATACGTTTATATATTGTCCTGTACATGGAACCCTTCCTCATGCAAGGGTGTGTTCGGGAAAGAATGAAACCTTTGCAAAATAATGATACGTGAAAATGTATGCACCGATGCTGTTACTATCCTGGTATAAAAGCAAATCCAATGATCCTATCGAATGATTGCAATTCCTAAAATGATCGTAAACGGATACGTCGCTGATACCAACAGAGCGCAAACGGTTCATTTTGCTTAATTTCAGAGAAATAAAAGCTTCCAAACATAGCAATGATGGAGCAGCCAAGGCTAAAGTTAATAGGTTTTCCCCATTGCAAATAGTCTTGTTCATGGTCCCTCTTCCCCATCTCTTTTCGCTCTCATGAAAAGTATAGTATGTATGGACGGGGTCTGTAAAATATATATTCTTTTTATCGGGCATTGAGAATGGTTTTTATCCATGCAATTTTGAAATCCATGGGTAGGTTCAGTTGTTTTAATTTTTGAATAAGGGGTATAATCCTTATGGAAGAGATTAAAGGAGTATGAGGAAAATGCCCAATTTGGACCTGCATAAATATGAAAAAATAATGGAAATACGTAATATGAGGCTAGGAGACATAGATGAAATAATTGCTTTGCAGTCGAGTTGCTTTCCTGGAATGGTTCCCTGGAAGCGAGATCAGCTTGAGAGTCATCTGGCAATTTTTCCGGAAGGACAGTTTGTGGCTGAATATGATGGAAAAGTGATTGGCTCATGTTCCAGTCTCATTATTAATTTTGACGAATATGATGACCGGCATACATGGGACGATGTAACAGATAATGGATATATCACGAATCATAATCCGGACGGTTATAATTTATATGGGATCGAGGTCATGGTCCATCCTAAATTCCGCAGGATGAAAATTGGTCAAAGACTATATGATTCAAGAAAAGAACTTGTTGCCCATTTGAATTTAAAAAGCATCATTATCGGCGGCAGGATCCCCAATTACCATAAACATGCGGACGAACTGTTACCAAGGGAATATGTGAAAGAAGTGCAATTGCATAAAATATATGATCCGGTTCTTTCGTTCCAGCTTTTGAATGGGTTCACGCTTATGAGGATCAATCCGAATTATTTACCGGATGATCTGCAATCGAATAAGTATGCTACGCTCATGGAGTGGAATAACGTCGATTATCAACCGAAAACAAAACGTTATTATAAAACATCAGAACCGGTAAGGGTTTGCGTCGTGCAGTACATGCTGCGTAAAATCGATTCATTCGAAGACTTCGCTAACCAAGTCGAGTATTTTACCGACGTTGCTTCGGATGCTAATGCGGATTTCGCCGTGTTCCCGGAATTATTCACCACCCAGCTGATGTCTTTCCTGAATGAAAGATCACCAAGCTTGGCTGTACGGAAACTTTCGGATTTCACGGAGCAGTACATTGAATTGTTTACCACTTTAGCTGTAAGGTATAACGTCAATATCATCGGCGGTTCCCATTTCGTAAAAGAAGATGATGATAATATCTATAATATCGCTTATTTATTCCGTCGCGATGGAACGATTGAAAAGCAATATAAAATTCATATCACACCAAATGAAAGAAAATGGTGGGGTATTAACGCCGGTGACCGCGTTCGAGTCTTTGATACGGACTGTGGAAAAATCGCCATACAAATTTGTTATGATATTGAGTTTCCAGAACTCGCCCGGATTGCTACCGACATGGGAGCCAAAATCATATTCACTCCATTTTGTACGGAAGACAGGCAAGGCTACCTGCGAGTTCGTTATTGTGCTCAGGCCCGTGCCGTGGAAAACCAAATTTATACCGTCATTTCCGGAACGGTCGGGAATCTTCCGCAAACGGAAAATATGGATATTCAGTATGCCCAATCGGGAATCTTCGCTCCATCGGATTTCGAATTTGCGCGTGATGGCATAGTCGGGGAAACCAGCCCGAACCTTGAGATGGTCCTGATTGGCGATGTTGATTTGGAAATCTTAAGGCGGGAGCGACAGTCCGGTACTGTAAGGCAATTGAAAGATCGCCGCCATGATATATACAATCTGCATTACAAAGATGGCGAAAAATAAAGAGGTAAAAGAGCTCGTGATGTGAAGAACGCTAGATTCGGTTCTTTTCATTACGAGCCTTTACTTCATTTATTGGAATAAATATGATAATTTTGTATATGTAAGGAAGGTACATAATCATTACAAATAAGGCGTTGGGAGGAGATGTTGGAGATGGATTGGAAATCTTTATATACCACATGGGCAGGGTACCAGAATTTAAATGGGGAATTACGTGTCCTCCTTGAGGAAATGCAGCGGGATGAAGCAAAACTCGAAGATGCCTTTTATAAAAATTTAGAATTTGGAACAGGCGGAATGCGTGGGGAAATCGGAGCGGGAACGAACCGGATGAATCTTTACACTGTAAGGAAGGCTACGGTTGGGTTGGCTCAATATATCTCTTCGTTTGGGGAAGAAGCAAAAGGAAGAGGGGCTGTGATCGCTTA
This sequence is a window from Brevibacillus sp. JNUCC-41. Protein-coding genes within it:
- a CDS encoding RluA family pseudouridine synthase, with product MENFKLTNQHLKIDVLQSWNGLTLEKLFRDRWKAPKKLVHEWRMSKEVTVNGNSVAWSTVLIEGDTISIPLLDHAENETVQATDLGIPIIYEDDVLLIANKPAGMDTHPSQPGESHSLINGVAHHLQKTGQSCMIKHIHRLDQDTTGAVLFAKNRLIGSMLDRMLEEREIKRTYLALVEGNIKKNEGEIKEKIGRDRHHATRRRVSPTGQTAVTHFKVLNRDPKKNLTLVSCTLESGRTHQIRVHFSHLNHPLAGDTLYGGKKTFPRQALHARKIEFIHPISEKKMSIEAPFMDRPEIFDITI
- a CDS encoding carbon-nitrogen hydrolase family protein, which encodes MPNLDLHKYEKIMEIRNMRLGDIDEIIALQSSCFPGMVPWKRDQLESHLAIFPEGQFVAEYDGKVIGSCSSLIINFDEYDDRHTWDDVTDNGYITNHNPDGYNLYGIEVMVHPKFRRMKIGQRLYDSRKELVAHLNLKSIIIGGRIPNYHKHADELLPREYVKEVQLHKIYDPVLSFQLLNGFTLMRINPNYLPDDLQSNKYATLMEWNNVDYQPKTKRYYKTSEPVRVCVVQYMLRKIDSFEDFANQVEYFTDVASDANADFAVFPELFTTQLMSFLNERSPSLAVRKLSDFTEQYIELFTTLAVRYNVNIIGGSHFVKEDDDNIYNIAYLFRRDGTIEKQYKIHITPNERKWWGINAGDRVRVFDTDCGKIAIQICYDIEFPELARIATDMGAKIIFTPFCTEDRQGYLRVRYCAQARAVENQIYTVISGTVGNLPQTENMDIQYAQSGIFAPSDFEFARDGIVGETSPNLEMVLIGDVDLEILRRERQSGTVRQLKDRRHDIYNLHYKDGEK
- a CDS encoding DUF47 domain-containing protein; protein product: MAFKSKKDKFAVMLFNIAQNLKEGADYFADYKLKNISDLKVFSDTMKDYEHKGDSMVHNVIKELNNAFITPIEREDILELTMRMDDVIDGLEHCAALFEMYSIVNADEYMLKFVDAIKQCTYEIENAVDTLSTKKLPMIRENAIKIKDLESVCDGIQRQSIKNLFTVEKDPIRIIQYKEIYESLEEIADHCQAVANTLETIIMKNA
- a CDS encoding thioredoxin family protein, with translation MKKMAIFLVIIVALFVLLGVFTNMKKEEKSKGNPYGKDKLKPATVDQLDDPNYQNLILPVELEKDLQDSKDVTVYFYSPTNSTSQKTTPVVAPLAEKLGIDLVQFNLLEFEQGWSDYGIKKTPTIVHYKNGEEQERIVGFNDEVTFEKWFEDHDIN
- a CDS encoding inorganic phosphate transporter, giving the protein MNSLLILTALIIIFALVFDFINGFHDTANAIATAVSTKALKPRHAIIMAAVMNLLGALTFTGVAHTITKDIVDPFTLNNGSYVILAALISAIIWNLITWYFGIPSSSSHAIIGSIAGAAIVASGFDAIKWSGFTKIVQALILSPILAFTLGFIVYSIFKVVFKNNNLGKTNKRFRRIQILTAAIQSYTHGTNDAQKSMGIITMALIANGYASTSEVPFWVQLSCAIAMALGTSIGGWKIIKTVGGKIMKIRPVNGVAADMTGASIIFGATFLHMPVSTTHVISSSILGVGSAHRIKGVKWGTAKNMLITWFITLPISASLAGIIYYLIALFL
- a CDS encoding aldo/keto reductase, whose product is MISNIGETITLHNGVKMPQLGFGVFKVKNGNETVESVKKAIEVGYRAIDTAAIYENEEGVGQAIRECGVPREELFITSKVWNTEQGYETTLKAFDDSLHRLGLEYLDLYLIHWPGKDKYLETWRALEKLYKDGKVKSIGVSNFHVHHLEKLFANSEVKPVVNQIELHPLLTQVEIRDYCAKHEIKVESWSPLGRGNLLEEPTINHIAKKHGKTSAQVLIRWHLQHDLVVIPKSITPSRIEENAEVFDFSLSLNEMNQIDALNKNERFGSNPDELLF
- a CDS encoding GlsB/YeaQ/YmgE family stress response membrane protein, whose product is MGFLWSLIIGGIIGWLAGMIVGRDVPFGIIGNIIAGFVGAWLGSLILGNWGPSVADFAIIPALIGAIVFVFVLSLILKGMRKAS
- a CDS encoding DUF5365 family protein, coding for MKTVFSSTEEQEQEIASLVSRFYESVFPKYFTESEIIHFREIGVLEPNQSSVTYLATLRDAFQVMTCLQVLMSILDKQKREDFIMMESKSEELFQHNITLLNECGIFFPFYYDHFSSINQEANNDMQMMDIQVANQFLV